In one Rhodococcus sp. KBS0724 genomic region, the following are encoded:
- a CDS encoding HNH endonuclease has translation MTAWVLVISKDYPDHWDFAQQDGFWDTRPRTKIEPGDDIFFWMSETGLIGWARATSATFKLNATHPPAHWHDVATGNYRWRFTLQTQSSTPLQTPRWKELAAATGITVPASNGRIEVKDPAGQTYLRALFKQLLEPDQPLPGGPRTYQPGDDLRTFAQRDVAQRRGQAQFRDSLIDAYNGSCAITGSTVLTVLEAAHIDRYHGDHTNHVNNGLLLRSDLHTLFDFQRITVDENLHVRVAPALLETEYGSHNGMPLKLPADPNHHPDRDALRRHRESCSWAVPEPTKN, from the coding sequence TTGACTGCATGGGTACTGGTCATATCGAAGGACTACCCGGACCACTGGGACTTCGCACAACAAGACGGATTTTGGGACACCAGACCACGAACCAAAATCGAACCAGGCGATGACATCTTCTTCTGGATGTCCGAAACCGGCCTCATCGGATGGGCCCGCGCCACATCCGCAACCTTCAAACTAAACGCCACCCATCCGCCTGCACACTGGCACGACGTCGCCACCGGCAACTACCGGTGGCGATTCACACTGCAAACACAAAGCTCAACGCCGCTGCAGACCCCCCGATGGAAAGAACTGGCCGCCGCAACGGGCATCACCGTCCCGGCGAGCAACGGACGCATCGAAGTGAAAGACCCCGCCGGGCAAACGTACCTACGCGCTCTGTTCAAGCAACTCCTCGAACCCGATCAACCGCTGCCCGGTGGTCCACGCACCTACCAGCCCGGCGACGACCTCCGCACATTCGCACAACGCGACGTCGCGCAGCGACGAGGACAAGCGCAATTCCGAGACTCCTTGATCGACGCCTACAACGGCAGCTGCGCCATCACCGGATCCACAGTGCTCACCGTCCTGGAAGCCGCACACATCGACCGCTATCACGGCGACCACACCAACCACGTCAACAACGGATTGCTCCTTCGCTCCGACCTCCACACCCTGTTCGACTTTCAACGCATCACCGTCGACGAAAATCTCCATGTCCGAGTAGCGCCAGCACTACTGGAAACCGAATACGGCAGCCATAACGGTATGCCGTTGAAACTGCCTGCAGACCCGAACCATCACCCCGATCGTGACGCACTGCGCCGCCATCGCGAAAGTTGCAGTTGGGCCGTTCCCGAACCAACCAAGAACTGA
- a CDS encoding DUF2075 domain-containing protein, whose protein sequence is MTLFRTTADKVVGMPHPELLAEQLQDAVRCRTGHGVSETELKSWCAGLPGFARDLADAGLGGVDMLVEYQLPLTSQRADVVLAGTHPDTGAPSYVVFELKGWSAAHPYEDSTDLVETPELPGRPRLHPRTQVQGYCDYLSDFATVLADQPDPVAGIAYLHNVTDPGAVTELRSSSTGHTARLFTAADRDDMLSFLRTRLNPNSGTDAGDALLHSPTSPSQQLLAVAAAELRERSQFYLLGEQQLAVDLVLHAVEHARGLDTKRIIVVTGGPGSGKSAIALSLVGELARRGSTVLHATGSRSFTQTLRKVAGARAPRVQKMFKYFNQFMTAERNGLDVLILDEAHRIRETSVDRYTKAELRTNRPQIDELISAARVPVFLLDEHQVVRPGEMGSLEQIRRYAKTLGLETQHVHLGEQFRCGGSEEYVQWVKRLLHLGDEKPCQWTGDSRFTVRIADTPQELENLLSLQREQGYSARMTAGYCWPWSNPRKDGALVPDIHIENWSKPWNSKSDRRIGDAPPAPLWATENGGFEQVGCIYTAQGFEFDWNGVIIGPDLVWRDGKFTTVRTANQDPDLRNSTKISDMRFDKLVRNVYKVLLTRGMIGTVIYSTDEETRNALHNLVNENY, encoded by the coding sequence GTGACGTTGTTTCGTACGACCGCCGACAAGGTTGTCGGCATGCCTCACCCTGAGTTGTTGGCTGAGCAACTGCAGGACGCGGTGCGTTGTCGTACCGGTCACGGTGTGAGCGAAACGGAACTGAAGTCTTGGTGTGCTGGCCTCCCTGGGTTCGCACGCGATCTGGCCGATGCCGGTCTCGGTGGGGTCGACATGCTTGTCGAGTATCAACTCCCGTTGACGTCGCAGCGTGCTGACGTCGTACTCGCAGGGACACATCCTGATACCGGAGCACCATCGTATGTCGTGTTCGAGCTCAAAGGGTGGTCGGCGGCGCATCCCTACGAGGACAGCACTGATCTCGTGGAGACTCCCGAGCTTCCCGGTCGCCCCAGATTGCACCCTCGAACTCAAGTGCAGGGGTACTGCGATTACCTTAGCGATTTCGCGACTGTTCTCGCTGATCAGCCGGACCCGGTGGCCGGCATCGCGTACCTGCACAACGTGACCGACCCCGGAGCCGTCACCGAGCTGCGTTCATCATCGACTGGGCACACCGCCCGCCTGTTCACCGCCGCAGATCGCGACGACATGCTCTCCTTCCTCCGAACACGTCTGAACCCGAACAGCGGAACCGATGCGGGCGATGCACTTCTGCATTCCCCGACCTCGCCGTCACAGCAGCTCCTCGCCGTTGCCGCTGCTGAACTACGCGAGCGATCGCAGTTCTACCTCCTCGGCGAGCAACAATTGGCAGTGGACTTGGTACTTCATGCCGTCGAACATGCCCGTGGCCTCGACACCAAGCGAATCATCGTCGTCACCGGCGGTCCTGGCAGCGGTAAGAGTGCCATCGCCCTGTCCCTCGTCGGCGAGCTCGCCCGCCGCGGCAGCACTGTCCTCCATGCCACCGGCTCACGGTCGTTCACCCAGACCCTGCGCAAGGTGGCCGGCGCCCGCGCTCCCCGCGTGCAGAAGATGTTCAAGTATTTCAACCAATTCATGACAGCTGAACGCAACGGCCTCGACGTTCTCATCCTCGACGAGGCGCATCGGATCCGCGAAACGTCCGTCGACCGCTACACCAAAGCCGAACTGAGAACCAACCGCCCTCAGATCGATGAACTGATTTCCGCCGCAAGGGTTCCCGTATTCCTGCTCGACGAACATCAAGTGGTTCGGCCAGGCGAGATGGGCTCCCTCGAACAGATTCGGCGCTATGCCAAGACTTTGGGACTTGAGACGCAGCACGTCCATCTGGGAGAACAGTTTCGCTGCGGCGGCAGTGAAGAGTACGTGCAGTGGGTCAAACGCCTCCTGCATCTCGGCGACGAGAAACCCTGCCAGTGGACTGGCGATTCACGCTTCACTGTCCGAATCGCTGACACGCCACAAGAACTCGAGAACCTCCTCTCCCTACAACGAGAGCAGGGATACTCTGCGCGCATGACAGCCGGATACTGCTGGCCGTGGAGTAACCCGCGCAAGGACGGTGCACTCGTCCCTGACATCCACATCGAAAACTGGTCCAAACCGTGGAATAGCAAAAGCGACAGGCGAATAGGTGATGCTCCCCCAGCACCGTTGTGGGCAACCGAGAACGGTGGATTCGAACAGGTCGGATGCATCTACACAGCCCAGGGATTCGAATTCGACTGGAACGGCGTCATCATCGGCCCTGACCTCGTGTGGCGCGACGGCAAGTTCACAACTGTCCGCACGGCGAACCAGGACCCCGACCTCCGTAACTCCACGAAAATCAGCGATATGCGGTTCGACAAGCTGGTCCGCAACGTCTACAAGGTGCTGCTCACCCGCGGAATGATCGGCACAGTCATCTACTCCACCGACGAAGAGACGAGGAACGCCCTGCACAACTTGGTAAACGAAAACTACTGA
- a CDS encoding protein NO VEIN domain-containing protein, whose product METAEFSWRRCSLAVVSSSIRARKCCTDDVEDVGARNLGRDLTCIHASGGIRRVEVKGVSRPTPSILLTRNEVRSAHEDENWELAVVTRALTNPTLAVYPASEVLEHAESFVYRVDL is encoded by the coding sequence GTGGAGACAGCCGAGTTCTCTTGGCGAAGATGTTCGTTGGCGGTGGTGAGTTCGTCGATCCGAGCTCGTAAGTGCTGCACCGATGACGTCGAAGATGTCGGCGCACGCAACCTCGGCCGGGACCTTACCTGCATTCACGCTTCCGGAGGCATCCGCCGAGTGGAGGTCAAGGGTGTTTCAAGGCCGACCCCGTCTATTCTGCTGACCAGAAATGAGGTCCGTTCTGCCCATGAGGACGAGAACTGGGAGCTCGCAGTGGTGACTCGAGCTCTGACGAATCCGACGCTCGCGGTGTATCCAGCCAGCGAAGTTCTCGAGCACGCAGAGAGCTTCGTCTATCGAGTCGACTTGTAG
- a CDS encoding ImmA/IrrE family metallo-endopeptidase, with translation MAVAYAPITGSVLEWAIRDAGVSAGELADRVEATEAQLRGWMYEDSQPSTKQLKNLAKALSRPESFFFLEGPPKKQPTPAEFRHFAGSNGRPGPQTLEGIKLARRVQKTHAWIRQRGNEDPISLPEINASQDVEIAAGIIQVWLDWSTSAQTGGTEAATAKEFRNALQAKGILALNLTLDENATRGFSLHHSYAPLVAANTRDPHPARLFSYAHELVHLCLGEDAVCGTNGSQKGIERFCNRVAAALLMPKRAFVEYKNLKFGSVIVSEIKQVTTIKNHFRVSMRAASIRLEGLGLASRSLYSLVDNTATVDKKSSGGRYTPGQERTRPVIRVDQYGHEFINNLFGAEKKGLLRRRQISELLSVSEKELNHVQQLSSAGVDA, from the coding sequence ATGGCAGTGGCATACGCGCCCATCACAGGCTCCGTTCTGGAGTGGGCGATCCGCGATGCTGGGGTGTCTGCCGGTGAGCTAGCCGACCGAGTGGAAGCCACCGAGGCGCAGCTACGGGGGTGGATGTACGAAGATTCACAGCCTTCGACAAAACAACTCAAGAACCTAGCCAAAGCACTGTCGCGCCCTGAATCATTCTTCTTCCTGGAAGGTCCACCAAAAAAGCAACCCACTCCAGCGGAATTTCGACACTTCGCGGGGTCGAACGGTCGGCCGGGCCCTCAAACTCTTGAGGGAATCAAACTCGCCCGACGCGTCCAAAAAACCCACGCTTGGATTCGACAAAGAGGTAACGAGGATCCTATTTCACTTCCCGAGATTAACGCTTCTCAGGACGTAGAAATCGCTGCCGGAATCATTCAAGTATGGCTTGATTGGTCTACAAGTGCCCAAACTGGAGGCACAGAAGCTGCGACTGCAAAAGAATTTCGCAACGCGCTTCAAGCCAAAGGAATTCTAGCGCTTAACCTCACTCTAGATGAGAATGCCACTAGGGGATTTAGTCTTCATCACTCCTACGCGCCCCTAGTTGCTGCAAATACGCGCGACCCTCATCCAGCACGTCTTTTTTCCTACGCGCATGAACTAGTTCATCTATGCCTAGGTGAAGATGCCGTGTGCGGAACAAACGGATCGCAAAAAGGGATCGAGAGGTTTTGCAACCGTGTCGCTGCGGCACTTTTGATGCCGAAACGTGCCTTTGTCGAGTACAAAAACTTGAAATTCGGATCCGTAATAGTATCCGAAATCAAGCAAGTAACTACGATCAAGAATCATTTTCGGGTAAGCATGAGGGCGGCATCTATACGGCTTGAAGGACTCGGATTAGCCAGTAGAAGCCTATATAGTCTAGTGGATAACACAGCTACCGTAGATAAGAAAAGTTCAGGCGGGCGCTACACGCCGGGGCAGGAACGTACTAGGCCAGTCATCAGGGTCGACCAGTACGGTCACGAGTTCATTAACAACCTATTCGGAGCCGAAAAAAAGGGGTTACTTCGGCGCCGACAGATTTCCGAACTTCTTAGCGTTTCCGAAAAAGAACTAAATCACGTGCAGCAACTTTCGTCCGCAGGCGTTGACGCGTGA
- a CDS encoding DUF6602 domain-containing protein: MEILEEYWSGVLRRLQAEVETFNRLIDHQGEKGRENELSLARVLERLIPPKYGVGSGLLIDSHGNYSKQMDIVVYDASEEPAIMAQTNQVLFPVENVRLCIEVKTTADKGEIEDAVAKRKSILRLNSRGAHPSFAFVGYQASQTAATIAKHLQSGSVEDRLDFACILQLGMFASKLEFAPGSPDESKDYIVGVTPLHNREGKDRISGSYMEPPEDGDPAASDILHDGNQYPIVDISGTDFVCEPSRALLLFCESMLNLLSVRGSRSVFSHYLTDVGREIKTL, from the coding sequence ATGGAAATCTTAGAAGAGTACTGGTCCGGCGTGCTTCGCAGGCTTCAAGCGGAGGTAGAAACGTTCAATCGGCTGATCGATCATCAGGGAGAAAAGGGCCGGGAGAATGAGCTTTCTCTCGCTCGTGTATTGGAGCGGCTAATACCTCCAAAGTATGGAGTAGGATCGGGACTACTCATCGATTCCCATGGCAATTACTCGAAACAGATGGATATCGTCGTGTATGACGCCTCCGAAGAGCCCGCTATAATGGCTCAGACAAATCAGGTTCTATTCCCGGTTGAAAATGTTCGCTTGTGTATAGAAGTGAAGACCACAGCCGATAAGGGCGAGATCGAAGATGCGGTAGCAAAAAGGAAGAGTATCCTCAGGCTTAATTCTCGTGGTGCGCATCCATCCTTCGCATTTGTCGGATATCAGGCATCTCAGACGGCCGCAACAATCGCTAAACATTTGCAATCTGGAAGTGTAGAAGATCGATTGGATTTCGCATGCATTTTGCAACTCGGCATGTTCGCATCTAAATTGGAATTCGCGCCAGGGTCCCCGGATGAATCGAAAGACTACATCGTAGGCGTGACGCCTCTACATAATCGAGAAGGTAAGGACAGGATTTCTGGTTCATACATGGAACCCCCCGAGGATGGAGATCCAGCCGCTTCCGATATTTTGCATGACGGCAACCAGTATCCAATTGTAGATATTTCGGGAACAGATTTTGTATGTGAGCCGTCCCGTGCGCTTCTTCTGTTTTGCGAGTCAATGCTAAACTTGCTGTCCGTCCGGGGCAGCCGGTCAGTATTTTCACACTATCTGACGGATGTTGGCCGGGAGATTAAAACCTTATGA